Genomic window (Chryseobacterium sp. H1D6B):
CGGAACTCAGGGATCTTATTTAAACATAATGAAAGACGGAAAACCTGAAATGCTCAACCTGATCTGGCCGATCAAAGATGCCGACCAAGTCAATGAAAAAAGAAAAGAAGCAGGTTTTGACAAGACTGTTGAAGAATATGCTAAAGTTATTTTTGGAAAAGATTTTATTTATAAAAAATATACCTTATCAGAAGTTTTAGAACTGAAAAAAGGCAGAAAAAAATAGATTTAAAAACTAATAATCCTAATACTTATAATTTACCATGAAGAAACTACTATTAATTGTAACCCTGTTTCTGAGCTTCATCTTAAATGCTCAAAACTCTGTACCGTTTACCCTTAATGAATACGGACATATCATGATTAAAGTTAAGGTAGATAATGTAGAAGGAAATTTTATTTTCGATACAGGTGCAGGGCTCAATGTATACTTTGAGAAATTTGCAAAAAAACTGTCTAAAAAAGAATCCTATAACTTCTTTGTAGGACATAGAGCTACAGGAGAAGCTATAGAGTGCCCACTTTATCATTCGGAGAGTGTAATGATCGGAAAAAATAATTTTAAAGACCAGACTTATTCCACTTTTGATGTGGATTTCCCTAATGTTGACGGCTTGATTTCTCTCCAAATGTTTCAAAATACGCCGGTAACCATTGATTATGAAAAAAGTGAATTGATCTTTGGAGAATTAAAAAACACAGACAAGAAAAAATTTATTGATATTCAGATTGCTGATCATGCCGGAAAAGCAATTGATATTTTTACGAATATAAAAGTTAATAATAAAATCACAATTCAGGTTTCTCTTGATTCAGGATCAGGAAAAGGAGCATTTACTTTCAGTTCACATTTCTTGGACGTACTGGGATTGAATAAAGCTGATTTTAAAACCTTAGAAGCAAAAAGTGACTTTAATAATTCAAAATCTAATAAAGTATACATGGGAAGTGTTGCGGAGATTTCTACAGTAAATAATCTGGCGAAAGTAGAAAAGCCTAATGCACGCTTTGTAGACGGGCTTATATACGAAGGCATCACCGGAATTGAGTGGCTTGGAAAGAAAATAACAATCAGTATTCCTGATAAAAAAATATACATCATCAAGTAAATAAGGCTGTCCTATATTTACAATAAATTCTGTTTTACAATATGGAAAAATTAAAAAATTATATCTACGGAGAATGGATTGAAGGAACTGGAAACGGGATTCCACTTTATAATGCTGTTTCAGGAGAACAGGTAGCTGTTTCAGATACAGAAGGGCTTAATTTTGAACAGGCTCTTGACTATGGAAGAACGGTAGGCTACAAAAATTTATCTTCCATGACCTTCTATGACCGTGGAGAGATGCTGAAAAAAGTGGCTCTTTATCTGCTGGAAAGAAAGAAAAAATATTACGAATTATCATATAAAACAGGAGCGACACACGTGGATTCCTGGGTAGATATTGAAGGAGGTTTTGGAACTTTCTTCACCTACTCTGGTTTAGCAAAAAGAATGCTTCCCAATACGCCTTTCTGGGTAGACGGTGATACACAGAAGATCTCTGCAAATGGAACTCACTTAGGGACTCATATTTTAACGCCGAGTGAAGGAGTTTCTGTACAGATCAATGCATACAACTTTCCAGTTTGGGGAATGCTTGAAAAATTATCAACTTCACTACTAGCAGGAGTTCCTTCAATTGTTAAGCCTTCTCCTTTTGGTTCTTATCTTACCAACGCAGTTTTTCAGGATATGATTGAAAGCGGCGTGCTTCCGGAAGGAGCGGTACAGCTTGTCTGCGGGGAACCGGGAAATATTTTGGAGTATATTCAGGATGGAGACTCTGTTTTATTTACAGGTTCTGCTTCTACAGGGAAGAAACTTAAATCCCTGAATTCTATTGCTGGAAACTCAGTGCGTTTCAATATGGAAGCCGATTCTCTAAACTGTTCGATCTTAGGATTAGATGCAAAACCCGGAACTCCGGAATTTGATCTGTTCATCAAGGAAGTCAGAAATGAAATGACGACCAAAGCAGGTCAGAAATGTACGGCGATCAGAAGAATCATCGTTCCTGAACATTTGATCGGGGAGGTACAGAATGCTTTATCTAAAGCTTTAGATCAGACTAAAATCGGAAGCCCTCTTAGCAGA
Coding sequences:
- a CDS encoding aspartyl protease family protein; translated protein: MKKLLLIVTLFLSFILNAQNSVPFTLNEYGHIMIKVKVDNVEGNFIFDTGAGLNVYFEKFAKKLSKKESYNFFVGHRATGEAIECPLYHSESVMIGKNNFKDQTYSTFDVDFPNVDGLISLQMFQNTPVTIDYEKSELIFGELKNTDKKKFIDIQIADHAGKAIDIFTNIKVNNKITIQVSLDSGSGKGAFTFSSHFLDVLGLNKADFKTLEAKSDFNNSKSNKVYMGSVAEISTVNNLAKVEKPNARFVDGLIYEGITGIEWLGKKITISIPDKKIYIIK